A region from the Andrena cerasifolii isolate SP2316 chromosome 9, iyAndCera1_principal, whole genome shotgun sequence genome encodes:
- the LOC143373442 gene encoding uncharacterized protein LOC143373442 isoform X4 has protein sequence MASDLSSGCNEAIGVLDEKEEGEISLEDVSSSEEGHLNYGYGVRVAQCTNCLSTQHNAAWCTTPVKFYHSKASNTRDAVQGKENRHQINESGCAGTKHTVSTLQEKNDDLVPISSDSDMEIVGLADKSKQILIRSLSKSRVKSKRKKKRVHTSMLSVEDFVSSSTIDVSVSASVSTVKHDATKNNSRPYHREMSPVHRSGRSNPTLRSPPRRHRSLIRAHSPFKRSKSPLVHGRSPTIRRSPRRVKSPKRSPYRSPGKSMPRKPSHVELASSSQNYIDTHKLLKKVRRLDSVGTHSLKETLNKNKEHASSLKEKLMNMMKGVGDNNSELPNSSREKSIIHVNKAELNDADDEEDLALLRQKALETKQKKSIKQNDQPKTEIEKKVIANIDDDQDKEDLELRMIALRSAVLKKHQNRVQKGMKSGKYKKSKGSRSESPFTQSFLDSIPIPGEELLIFASPPHTPLPVSENNHTEDMELDTDVEREKEKLPYSPTDKIIANIPMDTELLGIQPSDVSFINLKANNNPSFNPSITSSQDEQKSYQGKIIENRSYLPNLVYCTPQTALYTAPDASVPYSPTDPTKTPKLEFAKVHNSNVNVHHYEHTSNVLKNNNNSSFVDINSSQEMPYSPTDTPVYDPDLSHALPQAIGPIVISNSSLVSMGSSFSSNTHENSERYVPVATKQTRNSSEDENPDKVETLSMDVAIGSAATSVRESVSPSSSMITIDDLPETDADASPLADSLKNVKITEGIPNNLTENGKETISEPLYMKGISDVTKDVNKIPTLINRTLVPAPLLKTNKQLQQPLPSKKFVIQQEPAFKSAVMQSVLINDEISTKTNTSFKPMKLMSFPQKSHSVLTIPTVFHDSSHEDMANVTPTNADILLAESNGNATVVQNNGIMHETSSDKVCDSISPTQKKKKLLKKGLKRRSTGSVQFVTNDDITGTNNDNINIVNKQIGKTAEFVDKDDKQANKELEVCKNNKKQPDTKNNMNASNSEVPQNIINQKDQISSEKNEDQAQSKDISSNDTVEKVRNADDRRQSLDEDEEALRAILLASLPKRVKAISSNLNPNTAPTTSTVLTVASSAINTVNTTNSNKITILPTPPTKFYGSENDKNQPNSGEQVRNVITQESVPIAAVKTLTPIPSGRKRSVPMIKGPQKKLMKRVAIPASTKVVNNAKKYQNAMVQRKLNLQRAALYSKQRMGDSRIIPKLQPNSNKWCANTKILLSGTQRIIINVESDTESDSESESQKKKAVGPANSVTLEKQQAPINSTSEFESNLDQFLRAVRKKQESMAAARPTSVLQTQKKDAALMAKPENSNPSNLHTPLAVRHLPASQQEEYRRLKQQIIEREKLKLHRTVQTNNLVKSKTVEQSAKSVLSKSPNKENPPKINQTVSAKSQSAHAQQLNKENYSKNLDSIKNTTVLHTNNVPLCANTVHNVDKQENTSSNQTKPISRTMTNLNIRISNESNPNNIASKPVANPLQSVTTPRQVFELPANESPARLGFPTGLKVLSMDEVNRKCVQIQLNNNANERLVRINDQVTLNNKSVINGNENISATKDTINKATRDPDISQFVQSVEKEITTNNTRLDNNDVVDSDASTIILNQNAERRKSLDTSESTIRLSQCEEDSRVLSISNMQSKEESHYSLFKSNISDDKRSIEKNWNAIKRDVKTELNALINLPRPEQEQHLADTEQNLVLKRYTILDELAEMLGNIRQWHMERDLQTSLVAEVKKLREQLKVAEERLQLQRNRINSIGPKVVVAHGKINTGRQECFRLATICSTLGSRIIGNDYKVPEAGAQLLDCKMKEVANHTRQLSRKKVPFIDIPDTHESTKLEEIVCTEISQPESLLLEESNVDSFNTTILNENECLAVPDSTDSNVTVDLRETSKEDANSTANNSSVRINEESISEENNTEKEVCTEHLPLSSTPGTTPSVPVSKDSRDSDQKGSLDDKAARIESSLESRNQIRRQTKKTIPPYESILTYFRVPRNANPNGVLCPYELMGTCSDGDCQFIHQRESSQVAFSD, from the exons ATGGCTAGCGATTTGTCGAGCGGGTGTAACGAGGCAATCGGAGTGCTGGATGAGAAAGAAGAAGGCGAGATATCTTTGGAGGATGTGAGTTCTTCCGAAGAGGGACACTTAAATTATGGATACGGGGTTAGGGTCGCTCAGTGTACCAACTGTTTGTCGACGCAGCATAATGCAGCGTGGTGTACAACTCCCGTCAAGTTCTATCACTCCAAGGCCTCTAACACCAGag ATGCAGTCCAGGGAAAAGAAAATCGTCATCAGATCAATGAATCTGGATGCGCTGGAACAAAGCATACTGTTTCCACCCTTCAGGAGAAAAACGACGACCTGGTGCCGATTTCAAGCGACAGCGATATGGAAATTGTTGGTCTTGCAGATAAGTCTAAGCAGATTTTAATACGTTCTCTGTCAAAGAGTAGAGTAAAgtcaaagagaaagaaaaagagagtGCATACGTCCATGTTATCGGTGGAAGACTTTGTTTCTTCCTCTACCATAGATGTATCCGTGTCAGCATCAGTCAGTACAGTGAAGCACGATGCAACAAAGAATAATTCACGACCGTACCACAGAGAAATGAGCCCCGTTCATAGAAGCGGTAGATCGAATCCAACTCTAAGATCACCTCCCAGAAGGCATAGATCACTTATAAGAGCACACTCTCCTTTCAAAAGATCAAAATCTCCACTCGTTCATGGCAGATCGCCAACAATAAGAAGATCTCCGAGAAGAGTTAAATCTCCTAAACGATCGCCGTACAGATCGCCCGGGAAATCGATGCCTCGAAAACCATCACACGTCGAGTTGGCATCGTCGTCTCAGAATTATATCGATACGCATAAATTACTGAAGAAAGTTAGACGCTTAGATTCGGTAGGAACGCATTCGCTAAAGGAAACGTTAAATAAGAATAAGGAGCATGCGTCTTCGTTAAAAGAGAAACTAATGAATATGATGAAAGGAGTCGGTGACAATAATAGTGAATTGCCAAATTCTTCTAGAGAAAAGTCCATTATACACGTAAATAAAGCAGAACTTAACGATGCGGATGACGAAGAAGATCTAGCATTACTGAGGCAGAAAGCACTTGAAACGAAACAGAAGAAATCAATTAAACAAAATGATCAACCAAAGACTGAGATTGAGAAGAAAGTGATTGCGAATATAGACGACGATCAGGATAAAGAAGATTTGGAATTGAGAATGATTGCACTTCGCTCTGCGGTATTAAAGAAGCATCAGAACAGAGTTCAAAAAGGAATGAAGTCTGGGAAGTATAAGAAATCTAAAGGTTCCCGCAGCGAGAGCCCGTTCACCCAAAGCTTTTTAGATAGCATTCCAATACCTGGAGAGGAACTATTAATTTTTGCATCGCCCCCGCATACTCCACTTCCTGTGAGTGAAAATAATCATACGGAAGACATGGAATTGGATACAGatgtagaaagagaaaaagagaaattgCCATATTCTCCAACGGATAAGATTATCGCTAATATACCTATGGACACGGAATTATTAGGTATCCAACCATCCGATGTATCGTTCATCAATCTTAAAGCGAATAATAATCCAAGTTTTAATCCATCCATAACATCTAGTCAAGATGAGCAAAAATCGTATCagggaaaaattattgagaaCCGAAGTTACTTACCAAATCTTGTATACTGTACACCTCAAACCGCATTGTATACAGCACCAGATGCAAGTGTACCATATTCACCAACAGATCCAACAAAGACTCCTAAACTGGAGTTCGCAAAAGTACACAATTCCAATGTAAATGTTCATCATTACGAACATACGTCCAACGtcctgaaaaataataataattccagcTTCGTAGATATCAATTCAAGTCAAGAAATGCCTTATTCGCCGACCGACACTCCGGTATATGACCCTGATCTGTCGCACGCGCTTCCGCAAGCTATCGGTCCAATCGTTATCTCGAACTCTTCCTTAGTATCTATGGGATCCTCTTTCAGTTCTAATACGCACGAAAATAGCGAACGGTATGTGCCAGTAGCTACGAAACAAACAAGGAATTCCAGCGAAGATGAAAATCCAGATAAAGTAGAAACACTTTCTATGGATGTTGCTATTGGTTCTGCTGCTACTTCTGTCAGAGAATCAGTGTCGCCTAGCAGTTCAATGATAACGATCGACGATCTTCCTGAAACTGATGCGGATGCAAGTCCGTTGGCTGATTCTCTTAAGAATGTAAAAATTACAGAAGGCATTCCCAACAATTTAACAGAGAATGGTAAAGAGACGATATCGGAGCCCCTTTACATGAAAGGGATATCAGACGTTACCAAAGATGTAAATAAAATACCAACACTAATTAACAGAACACTTGTTCCTGCACCACTTTTAAAGACGAACAAACAATTGCAACAACCCTTACCATCAAAGAAGTTTGTGATACAACAGGAGCCAGCATTCAAGAGTGCAGTAATGCAATCAGTTCTCATTAACGATGAAATTAGTACAAAAACAAACACTTCCTTCAAGCCAATGAAACTGATGTCTTTCCCACAAAAGTCTCATTCTGTTTTAACGATACCCACTGTATTTCATGATTCTTCGCACGAAGATATGGCTAATGTTACACCTACAAATGCAGATATCTTACTAGCAGAAAGTAATGGCAATGCAACTGTGGTACAAAATAATGGGATTATGCATGAAACAAGTTCAGATAAAGTTTGTGATAGTATAAGCCCAacacaaaagaaaaagaagcttTTAAAGAAGGGATTAAAGAGGAGAAGTACTGGTTCGGTACAGTTTGTTACAAATGATGATATAACAGGTACAAATAATGACaatataaatattgtaaataagcAAATAGGTAAAACTGCTGAATTTGTTGATAAAGATGATAAACAAGCTAACAAAGAATTAGAGGTGTGTAAAAATAACAAGAAGCAACCAGAtacaaagaataatatgaatgcTTCTAATTCGGAAGTTCCACAAAACATTATTAATCAAAAGGATCAAATCTCTTCGGAAAAGAACGAAGACCAGGCACAAAGTAAAGATATTTCGTCTAACGATACGGTAGAAAAAGTTAGGAACGCGGATGATAGACGACAAAGCCTAGATGAAGATGAGGAAGCTCTAAGAGCAATTTTATTAGCTTCTTTACCAAAGCGTGTAAAGGCAATCAGCAGTAATTTAAATCCAAATACAGCTCCAACGACGTCTACTGTATTAACAGTTGCATCATCCGCGATTAATACAGTTAATACAACAaatagtaataaaataacaattttgccaACCCCGCCCACGAAATTCTACGGTTctgaaaatgataaaaatcaGCCAAATTCTGGAGAGCAAGTACGGAATGTAATCACACAGGAAAGTGTGCCTATAGCAGCTGTTAAGACGTTAACTCCGATACCTTCTGGGAGGAAAAGATCAGTTCCTATGATTAAGGGTCCACAAAAGAAACTTATGAAAAGAGTTGCGATACCTGCAAGCACGAAAGTTGTAAATAATGCAAAGAAATACCAAAATGCGATGGTCCAAAGGAAACTAAATTTACAAAGAGCTGCGCTCTATAGCAAACAACGGATGGGAGACAGCAGGATTATTCCAAAATTGCAACCCAATAGCAACAAATGGTGTGCGAACACCAAGATATTGTTGTCTGGCActcaaagaattataataaaTGTAGAATCTGACACAGAAAGTGATTCAGAATCTGAATCCCAAAAGAAGAAGGCTGTTGGCCCAGCCAATTCTGTGACGCTAGAAAAGCAGCAAGCACCCATCAATTCGACATCTGAATTTGAAAGTAACTTAGATCAGTTTTTACGAGCGGTACGGAAAAAGCAAGAATCTATGGCAGCGGCAAGACCAACTTCAGTACTACAAACACAGAAGAAAGATGCAGCGTTAATGGCGAAACCGGAAAATTCGAATCCATCGAATCTTCACACACCATTg GCTGTACGTCATTTACCTGCATCTCAGCAAGAGGAGTATCGTCGATTAAAGCAACAAATAATAGAACGCGAGAAACTAAAATTACATAGAACTGTGCAAACTAACAATTTGGTAAAGAGCAAGACGGTGGAGCAATCAGCGAAATCGGTTTTATCCAAGAGCCCAAATAAAGAGAACCCTCCGAAAATAAATCAAACTGTGTCTGCGAAAAGTCAGAGTGCACATGCGCAACAacttaataaagaaaattactCCAAGAATTTAGATTCGATAAAGAATACAACTGTATTACATACAAACAACGTTCCGTTGTGTGCCAATACAGTGCATAATGTTGATAAACAAGAGAATACAAGTTCAAATCAAACAAAACCGATATCAAGGACAATGACAAATCTTAATATACGTATATCCAATGAAAGTAATCCAAATAATATCGCGAGCAAACCAGTTGCGAATCCTTTGCAATCAGTGACTACTCCGCGACAAGTTTTTGAATTGCCTGCGAATGAGAGTCCGGCGAGGCTCGGTTTCCCAACAGGCTTGAAAGTCTTATCCATGGACGAAGTGAATCGAAAATGTGtacaaattcaattaaacaataaTGCAAACGAACGGCTAGTAAGGATAAACGACCAAGTGACCTTAAATAACAAATCAGTAATCAATGGAAATGAGAATATTTCTGCAACTAAAGATACTATTAATAAGGCTACGCGTGATCCTGATATAAGTCAATTCGTACAATCCGTAGAAAAGGAAATTACTACTAACAATACTCGACTTGATAACAACGATGTTGTCGATTCAGACGCAtcaactattattttaaatcagAATGCAGAAAGGAGAAAGAGTCTTGATACGTCTGAATCAACGATTCGACTGTCGCAATGCGAGGAAGATAGCCGGGTGTTATCAATTTCGAATATGCAAAGCAAGGAGGAAAgtcattattcgttattcaaaagTAATATATCAGACGATAAGAGAagtatagagaaaaattggaacGCAATAAAAAGGGATGTGAAAACAGAGCTGAATGCTCTTATTAATCTTCCAAGGCCGGAGCAAGAACAACACTTAGCAGATACGGAGCAAAACTTAGTTTTGAAACG GTATACGATCTTAGACGAATTGGCGGAAATGCTGGGTAACATTCGCCAGTGGCATATGGAGCGGGATCTTCAGACAAGTCTAGTCGCTGAAGTGAAGAAACTCAGAGAACAGCTGAAAGTTGCTGAAGAGCGGTTACAGCTGCAGCGCAACCGTATTAATAGTATAGGTCCGAAAGTAGTAGTGGCACATGGAAAGATCAACACTGGGCGACAGGAATGTTTCAGACTTGCGACAATTTGTTCAACTCTGGGAAGTAGAATTATAGGAAACGACTACAA GGTACCTGAAGCTGGAGCACAACTTCTAGATTGTAAAATGAAGGAAGTGGCCAATCATACGCGGCAACTTTCTCGGAAAAAAGTACCGTTTATCGACATTCCCGATACACACGAGTCAACAAAATTAGAAGAAATCGTGTGCACGGAAATCTCGCAGCCTGAAAGCTTGCTACTAGAAGAGAGCAATGTagatagttttaatacaacgaTTTTGAATGAGAATGAATGTTTAGCGGTACCGGACTCAACCGACAGCAATGTAACGGTAGATTTAAGAGAAACGAGTAAAGAAGATGCGAATTCGACCGCAAATAATTCGTCCGTTAGAATTAATGAAGAAAGCATATCTGAAGAAAACAACACCGAGAAGGAAGTATGTACGGAACACCTACCTTTAAGTAGTACTCCTGGCACTACTCCTAGCGTTCCTGTCTCGAAGGATTCTCGAGATTCGGACCAGAAAGGATCTTTAGACGATAAGGCGGCAAGGATCGAGTCAAGCTTGGAATCCCGCAATCAGATTCGGCGTCAGACTAAGAAGACGATTCCACCGTACGAGTCAATATTAACGTATTTCAGAGTGCCAAG